The genomic stretch TGGACAGCATTAGCACGTACAGCGTTTGCAGTCTGCAAGTCAGCTGGGAGAGTTAACAGGTTTAAGTTCCCCAGTAAGAACACGCATCGATGTCAGGTCAACAAGGTGAGAATGCAAATGGGATAGAGGCACTTTCAGTTTTGTGTCTTACGTAAGGCAGAGAAAAGACGACGGTGATGTGTGTTGTctaataccacacacacacacacacacacacacacacacaggactgtaACTAGGCAGACATGTAGATTTGCCTGAAGTGTGCCGAGAGTCCTGccacaggagagcacagagaagGTAGCCTCAAAATGGCCCCCACCACCTCCTGCCATCGCTGTgtctaatcccccccccccccccccccccccccccccccccacagctttTAGGTCAAAACCATTACCTCCCAGTGAGACTGGGCCCAGCtcaggagaaacagagacaggatggcctgagggggggtggggaggggggggggggcatgtggaTCACGAGTCGGTACCATTATCTGTACAGCCCCTGCCGGGGAGCCAGgtctcttcccctccctggagaaacagagagccATGTCACAGATAATGGGTCCTCACCGCGAGACGGACAGCACTGGGAGGGAGGGCCGCACGACGCAAACCCATCTCAGACACGAGGGccaggaaacacagacaggaaggcgAGAAAGACAGAgccgtgggtgtgtgtgtgtgtgtgtgtgtgtgtgtgcgtgcatgtgtgtgtgtgcgtgcatgtgtgtgtgtgtgtgtgtgtgtgcgtttctgtgtgtgtgtgcgtgcatgtgtgtgtgtctgcgtgcatgtgtgtgtgtgcgtgcatgtgtgtgtgtgtgtgtgtgagtgcatgtgtgtgtgtgcgtgcatgtgtgtgtgtgtgtgtgtgcgtgcatgtgtgtgtgtgtgtgtgtgtgtgcgtttctgtgtgtgtgtgcgtgcatgtgtgtgtgtctgcgtgcgtgcgtgtgtgtgcgcgcatgtgtgtgtgtcccataTTAATGAACCAGCAGCCACTTCAGTGTTTTGACATTCTCTACCCACAAGAGAGTAACTCTGCATGGGCGTCCCAGCCATGGAGACGATTAGGCATGCAACAGGCTAAGAGAGCGAGCCTGGGATTCCACAACAGTACCCTGCGGTAGCATGCATATACTTTTTAATGAGTGCCAATGGATTTTTAAATACCACAGGGAAGCAGACACTCGCTTTAATGTGTTGTCAGATAGATGCCTCAGTTTACATCACAAGGCACTGGACCCTGTGGAGTTAAAGCAGTGCCCCTTCCAGTCGTGATCTGCCTGTCCTTTGAGGCTGCTCATCCAAGCACAGGCCAGTGTAGACCAGGCTTAGTGACTGTGCTGGCTTTGCAGATTATGACTAAAAAACACAGAGGCTGCTGGTACCCCACTCTGCCTTGTGTCCTATGTCCATGCATGTAGATATCTAGTAGTGTGGTGTGGAGGTTTCCTCGTGTTTATATGGTCACACTTCAAAAGCCCACAATAAGACCTCATAAATATCATCCATAAATaccccccttttttctcccttcttcactctctcctttcctccctccctccttccccccctctctctctttttctctctctccttcccccactCTCTGAACCACTGTGTGGGGATGCTTAAGGATGcggttgccatggtaactggCAGTGGGAGATGGGTGTGAGGGAAACAGAGTACggcaggaggtgtgtgtgtttgcgtgtgtgtgcatgggggggggggggagggtccaGGAACAGATTGTTAAGAGACACACAAAGTCTCTTTCGATTGACACTTTGCCTTAAAGGGGGGTGGTTACAGAATAGCACCCATGAATTATTGATACAGCCATTATGTGCTGAGCATAAACAGTGACATTAATCGCAGTGCAACTGGTGGAAACAAAGTGATGCTTTATTGTGACTAGCATTTATGTGGTTTTAATAGATATTTAACCGTGGGCAGTAAATTATTGTTATGTTACACTTCACATCAGTGAAATGAGGGTATGTCCCCCTGCAATTTAAAGATGCTGCAGACTCCCACTGACTGTTATCTGATGatgaaaataacattgaaaataaatctggCACATTCATTCTCAAGCCACTAAGAGCTCTGTCAACAAATCCACAAAATCTTAATTACTGGTGTCTTCTGCCGGTTGGacattttccacaaaatttGTGGGAAGCAAGCACAGCCCGCTTGTGTTCACGCACAGGCCGTCAGGTGGAGATTCTCAGTTAGCATCTGTGGCATTTCATTCAATTCTCAAAAGTGATTTATTTCGTGTTGaacatgttctccctgtgtgcaGGTTGTGGCAAAACCCGTACAAAAATATAATCTCTTTATTTGGACTTCATGCTGTTGCGCTGCcaggcggagagggagaagggagggagggagaaagagagagagagagagagagagagagaggtcagggAGGTAGAGGGTTTGAGCTGGGGGATAAAAGAGAAATGTTgaaagactgaaagagagagagagagagacagaaagaaatggTTGGGAGTGCGGGCACAGATAATGCCACCGAATAgctttagatttaaaaaaactactaATGCAAGAATCGCTCCATCGCCCCAGTGCAGATTAAGGtggtgggtctgtgtgtggacACCGTTATATAATTCATTCTTTTTGATGAGATTTTCTTTTCTCGTAGTTTTGTACATcggcattttcttttttaatttaaggaaAATCTCTCTACTgcatgttctgtgtgtttttatatccCTGGAACAAATTCCTCTTTCAgagtaatattacattttccagGTTCACCCGTGGGTTTCCATTTGCCGCTTTCACAGATTAAAGCCTTTCACACCAACACTTCATTTCTACAACATCTTTAATGCAATTCCACGCAATGGTTATCCCAACACGTGAATTAACAGAGCTGAATCAACAGTGCTTTGGTCACGTACTTTTTCTACCAAGTGCTGGTATTGGTGGGCGGGGAATTTAGCGATATgttattcataaagcatttttttggcCCAATAAGCACAGGGGATTTGAGGTTTATGGGAATTGGCACTGACCTTCACTCAGATTAATGGCGACCTTTGACCCAGCAGCTGCACACAGATAAAGCCATTCCAATTGGTGGATTCCATCAGCTAGAATCAGATCCaatctaatttaatttagtgtTGCACCTTTTGTAGTGACATTTGTTTCACGGTATGCGTCATCCAAAAAACGAGAGATTGCAGTGTTATAACAAACAGTAATGGTGAGATCCAAATATTATTGTCGTCATATATTGCCGTCCAAGTTGAAACcataaaatatctttttaattCGCATAAGAATGCACTGTAGCAAATGGATGATTTAATGCCAATCTAATTCAAAGGTTTAATCCACCTTGTAATCTAAAGAAATGATTGAACTATTATTTTGCTTGGAGCCTTTAGATAACTTTCATTCACGTGAGGTTTGCACAAGATTAAGAagactgatttttttcccgTAAGGAGAGTGGACAGTCTGTCCTCTTTCATATctgtttgctttattcagacaggtagaaataaataaagagaaaggaTCACTGCTCAGAAGGTGCTGTGGCAGGGGGTTCAAACCCacatggggtgtgtgtgtgtgcatgtgtgtgtgtgtgtgtgtgcgtgtgtgtgtgtgtgtgtgtgtatgtgtgtgtgtgtgcgtgtgtgtgtgtgtgtgtgtgtgtgtgtatgtgtgtgtgtgtgcgtgtgtgtgtgcatgtgtgtgcatgtgtgtgcatgtgtgtgcatgtgtgtgcatgtgtgtgcatgtgtgtgtatgtgtgccctTCTGAGACATACTGTGCCGGAGTCTCTTGTTCAAAAATGAATGAGGGCAGTAGGCAGGGAGGGTTGAACTCAGGACTGGATGGGACGGGGGCATAGTAGgttcctctctgcctctctccagacaggcatcccagaatgcatcccTCAGAGGCCTAAGAGCCAGTCTGAGTCACAGGGCAGCCCtcagccacagtgcagctggGTTAACTCAGCTGCTCTCTTCACTGTACATGTAGCCTGAATAATCTAACAGTGCAGACCAGTGTTCAGtcctcctccaccagcaccCTGCCCCCACCCGCCCACAGCACTACTTCCACAGCTATCAATAGAGCaccatatatatacacatcatATACTCTTACTGTagcactcgcatacacacacactgtcaaaTATGctgtaacatacacacacacacacactgacacatatgctttaacatacacacacacacacacactgacacatatgctttaacatacacacagacacatacgcatatgtacacacgtgcacacacacacacattcactgacacatatgctttaacacacacacacacacacattcacacacacacacacacacacacacacacacattcacacatgcacacaggcacactgacAGGGCATGCACTCTcatctgttgccatggagaagaagaaaggggGAGGAAGTCAGAAACTTGATTATAGAAAAAATAACCTCAGCATCGATTGAGTGGATGGCTTTCCACGTCAAGTGGGCGGATGGAATTAAAAGATGacaaaaatagataaaaagGAGCTACTTTTCAAAAACACTTATGGCATTTCTATTTTTAGTTGTAATTCTTCTCCATGTTTGAAGTGGCttgaaaaaaacacttgaataGCTAATTCCCTGGgcacattcatacattttaaacacctCAGTGGTTTTGTACACAAGGTGGGTGTAGTTCATTAGCTGTGTACACAAGTTTTAATTCAGTGGTTGCGCACACAAAGTGTAATTCAGTAGTTGCATACACATTGTATAAAAACCATTTCAGTTGTGTACATGAGGTGTAATTCAGTGGTTATGTACCTCAATGCCCAACTctgtattttataaattgtgcaaaaaccaaaatatgatgtttttctctttcttctctcctcctcccttcaCTCTCCCTCCTCTACCGCATCTTAACACCATCATCCCATCTACCGGCTCTCTGACCTCCGTTCCACCcgacactgcccccccccccccccccccccggcctccagGATCCTGCTGACGGTGGTGGTGATCTTCCGCATCCTGATCGTGGCCATCGTGGGCGAGACGGTGTACGAGGACGAGCAGACCATGTTCATCTGTAACACCATGCAGCCCGGCTGCAACCAGGCCTGCTACGACAAGGCCTTCCCCATCTCCCACATCCGCTACTGGGTCTTCCAGATCATCCTGGTGTGCACGCCCAGCCTGTGCTTCATCACCTACTCCGTGCACCAGTCCGCCAAGCAGCGCGATCGCCGCTACTCCTTCCTGTACCCGCTGCTGGAGAAGGACTACGGGCGCGGCGACGCGACCCGCAAGCTGCGCAACATCAACGGCATCCTGGTGCAGAACCCCGACGGCGGGGGCAAGGAGGAGCCCGAATGCCTGGAGGTGAAGGAGATCCCCAACGCGCCGCGCGGGCTCACGCACTCCAAGAGCTCCAAGGTGCGGCGCCAGGAGGGCATCTCCCGCTTCTACATCATCCAGGTGGTCTTCCGCAACGCGCTGGAGATCGGCTTCCTGGCCGGCCAGTACTTCCTGTACGGCTTCAACGTGCCCAGCATCTTCGAGTGCGACCGCTACCCCTGCGTCAAGGAGGTGGAGTGCTACGTGTCGCGGCCCACCGAGAAGACCGTGTTCCTGGTCTTCATGTTCGCGGTCAGCGGGATCTGCGTGCTGCTCAACCTGGCCGAGCTCAACCACCTCGGCTGGCGCAAGATCAAGACCGCCATCCGGGGGGTGCAGGCGCGGCGGAAATCCATCTGCGAGGTGCGCAAGAAGGACGTCTCGCACCTGTCACACGCCCCCAACCTGGGCAGGACCCAGTCCAGCGAATCCGCCTACGTTTGATTTCAGCTCggctctgggggggggctgggggagggacgggagaggggcaggagggggccCGGGGGGCCGGGTTTGATTTGGGTCCTGCGCCAGAGAGGACCAGGGGCAGGGCTTTGGCCCCTCGCCTCTCTCTTCCTATCAGCTTGTTGACCCTTCCCTGCTGTCCCTACGGCAACGATGCACTTCACTGGGAGTGTCAGAGAAACTTTGTGGAAATCAAACAACggtccaatttttttttttttacaattcacaTTTAAGGGTCTGCCTGTAATGCCCTTAAATGGGGAACGGGTGCTGATTTTTGGGATTTCAGGTAAAGGAAGAGCTGAAGACAAAAGGCCGTGCTCTTCTTCAGGAGGGACGTGGGCCTTAAGCAGCGtccagagagaagaggagaaccAAACAGGAAGCTGAATGGACAGCACCAGACGGTGCGTGGTGTCACTCAGCAAAGcctgatgggaaaaaaaagtttaaaccTCTCTTGCCCTGGCCTTTGaaaggaaatgcaaaaaaaataaataaataaataaatcattgttttcattttagaatCAAAGCGCATTTAGGAAACACTATGAAGCGAGGGACTTCTGTTGAAGTGGAAGGAGAGCACTGGTACCATTTTTAACGGATCCCGTTCACATGCTAAAACGCAGGGATTCGTTCTCActctgatttcctttttttttcttcctctgtggcCTGCGCTTTTAGCCCCGGACTAACAGCAGACTTTTCTTTTAATTCCCCTCCTCATCCCTCCATTTTAACACGAAACGACAGAGAAACCCAGAGAAGTGgtgcaaaaaaacaaccaacaaAAAACACTATACCTCAGCACAAACTGTGCCCCCTGCTTCCtaaaccccacccctctcctgttagctctctctctctctctctctctctccctctctctctctctctctctctctctctctctctctctctctctctctctctctctctctctctctctctctctctctctctttctctctctctctctctctctctccctctgtgtctctttccctctctctctctctctctctctctctctctctctctctctctctctctctctctctctctctctccctctctctccctctctctctctctctctctttctctctctcggtgCGAGTCTAGATTTGAGTCAGAGAGtgcacagagtgaatgcgtctCAATCCCACCCTATCTTTCCCCCATACCGCAGCAGAGAAAcaatttcatttactttttattacaaTATCAcccacaatatttttatttatttttttgcgagAGAGTTTGTGCCATTCACTTTACTGTATATCATTTAATGTTTAAGCTCAGAAATATATAAAGCTAGATTTATTTATCTTCTCGGcagagggatgggggggttgggttatGGGGGTTTGgatgtgcggggggggggggggggggtctgtgggaTTACGCGGGAGGGATTTTCGGGTTTAAGAgtgtaaatttatttatttgttaaagcttgtttttttttttgttccccgacggaaatgaaatgaatttttattctgaaatgatGTGATTTTGCAAAGGCATTGTTTGAATAAGGCATGTTTATGAAGCACTATTAACAGAATGGACAGATTGTGTCATGAcgtgtaatttcattttaaaaaaagaaaaggatttGCCCtccagtttatttatatatttatttatttatttatttgtttatttatttgcatccATGTCATGTATTTTAATCAGCatgtattaaagaaaaaaaaaaccattgctTACGAAACCACATGTAGAACCCAGAAAGACAAGAGCAAAAACTGGCTGAGGGACACAGCACTGGGGGAGGTTCCTTAAGTGCcagcaataaaaacatcagtaaaataaatgaataaataaacacggAGATAAAAGATGTTTCACCATTCCTGCAATAAGCAGCTGCACTGTAAACAGGAGAGGGAAGGACCCTAAAGCACAATAACCTTTTACCAGGAGACCGGAGCAGAACAGTGCTTCTTTGGTGCTGCGAGGggatgtgtgtacgtgcacgcacgcatgcgtgtgtgtgtgtgtgtgtgtgtgtgtctgggcttTGCTGCAGAAAGTTTTGAATGCCTCAGTCCCCTTAGAGGTGCGCACACCTTGTGATAAGTGTTGGTTCTGCGATATGAAAATGACCTCAGCGGCAGACGGAGCCattaatgaatgtgtgtgtgagcgtgtgtgtgagcgtgtgtgtgagcgcgtgtgtgagcgtgtgtgtgagcgtgtgtgcaggAGGCCCGTCCCCGTGCCAAACACCTCTGCCTGAGCAGCGGTGAGGCTTTGTGTGAGGAATCGGGGTGCGCGCAGCTCGGGGAACACCCCTTCCAGCCGTGAACCCCAGTGGGGCGAAACGCGCGTGTGCCTGCATGCGcccacacacccgcatgcaggAGTGCAACAGCAcgggtgacgggggggggggggggggggggggctcttagCGTGCTGGAAGCGGGCGCTCGCTCTGCGCCTGGGAATGCATGCTGGTCCTCTGAGCTCACTGCcgaaggagcgagagagagagagagagagggagggagggaggagagagagagagagagagagagagagagagagaaggagggagggggagagagagagagagagagagggaggagagagaaagagagagagagggagggagagagagagagagggagggagggagggcggagagagagagagacagagagagatagggaggagagagagagagagagggagggagagagagagagagagagagggagggagggaggggagagagagagagggagggagggagggaggagagagagagagagagtgggaggagagagagagagagagcgagagagagagagagagggaggagagagagagagaggggagaaaagagaaaaccgTGCCTGGTTTCTTTTCAGGAACAGCGTGTCTTGTTTTGACGCGTGTTGCGCAGTTCGGGGGCTCAGGAACAGAGCCGCTGGAGCTGTCAGTAACATCCAGCTGACATCAAGCAGACCGCGGACCGTACGAGCAGAGCCttagggtagggtagggggGGCTTTCCCCAACTGAGAAAGAACAAGAACATGCtccccaaccccaccacccccccctaccTCACCCCACTCTCTACCCCCAATTTCCATTTCACACCCCTAAGCCTCTGTCaaatagaaatgattttaaaaaaaccaaacagaatgATGACAACATCCAAACAAACTGTCCCCCATTGCCATCTGCGGCTGATAAAAACCTCCGGTGCGTTGCACGTTTATTtgattggggagggggtgggggggagtgacACTGCTCAGCTCAGAGGCCTCCCAAACGAAGCCTGATGCATATTCATCGGCCGCAGCGGAGGGTGGGGTTTAGGGGTTAGAAAAAAGGGGCTTGTCCCAAAAAAATCCACTCTTACTGAATCACACTGCTGACCTGGGCAGCTGATCACATGACTTTCCAAGTGACACGCCTGTTTGTCCAGCTGTGTTAGTGGACATGCTCTGAAGTGCTCACGAAGGAGTAATATATCTCTTATGAAGGGCCATTCATAGAC from Anguilla anguilla isolate fAngAng1 chromosome 12, fAngAng1.pri, whole genome shotgun sequence encodes the following:
- the LOC118208908 gene encoding gap junction delta-2 protein, giving the protein MGEWTILERLLEAAVQQHSTMIGRILLTVVVIFRILIVAIVGETVYEDEQTMFICNTMQPGCNQACYDKAFPISHIRYWVFQIILVCTPSLCFITYSVHQSAKQRDRRYSFLYPLLEKDYGRGDATRKLRNINGILVQNPDGGGKEEPECLEVKEIPNAPRGLTHSKSSKVRRQEGISRFYIIQVVFRNALEIGFLAGQYFLYGFNVPSIFECDRYPCVKEVECYVSRPTEKTVFLVFMFAVSGICVLLNLAELNHLGWRKIKTAIRGVQARRKSICEVRKKDVSHLSHAPNLGRTQSSESAYV